One Elaeis guineensis isolate ETL-2024a chromosome 10, EG11, whole genome shotgun sequence genomic window carries:
- the LOC114914565 gene encoding uncharacterized protein At5g01610 has product MDHMVNKMGTYWFNKKATKELSSVGDEINSISNSIEGGAKWLVNKMKGRMQKRLPDLLQEYDMPIGLFPKDATNYEFNEETRKLTVFIPSACEVSYKDSSVLRFFTTVTGYLEKGKLTNVEGMKTKVLIWVKVTCITTEGSKLHVTAGMKKTRSRDAYEVLRDGISIDKF; this is encoded by the exons ATGGATCATATGGTGAACAAGATGGGGACGTATTGGTTCAATAAGAAAGCCACCAAAGAGCTCTCCTCCGTTGGAGACGAGATCAAC TCAATTTCAAACAGTATCGAGGGGGGAGCAAAATGGCTGGTCAATAAAATGAAAG GAAGGATGCAGAAACGATTGCCGGATCTACTGCAGGAATATGATATGCCAATTGGCCTCTTCCCTAAGGATGCCACCAACTACGAGTTCAATGAAGAGACCAGGAAGCTTACAGTATTTATACCCTCTGCATGTGAGGTCAGTTACAAGGATTCCTCTGTCTTGCGATTCTTCACCACTGTGACTGGGTATCTGGAGAAAGGAAAACTGACCAATGTTGAAGGAATGAAGACAAAAGTGCTGATTTGGGTAAAAGTGACATGCATCACAACTGAGGGGTCAAAGCTCCATGTTACTGCTGGCATGAAGAAAACCAGGAGCAGAGATGCCTATGAGGTCCTTAGAGATGGCATCAGCATAGACAAATTTTAG